CACTCCCCTCGTTCGATCCCCTCTTCAATCATGCCAAGGAATACTTCATACTCTGGCTGAATAACGTGTGACAGTTTTTCCTGCATCACCCCTTGCACATTTTCGGAGGCGATATATTCGGGGACAGTTTGCGCCAGTGATGAGTGCATATCCGAGGCATAGCAGCGGCCTAATATATAAAGTTTTTCCGTGGCAGTCTTTGCAGTGTCCGCTTTCTTGCGCCACTTTTGAATCCATTCTTTGTTCGCTTCCTCGATAGTAAAAAGAAATAACTCTTCTTTACTTTTAAAATGATAGTAAATGCTGCCTTTGCTGATGTTGGTCGCGCTGCGGATATCTTCCATCGAAGTCGCTGCGTAGCCTTTTTGCTCAAACAAAACCTTTGCCTGTTCAGCAATGTATCGTTTCGTCTTCTCGCCTTTGCTTCTCACTTTTTCCATTTGTGTACCCTCTATTCCGCAAAATAAACCGGACGTTCGTTCAGTTTTAATATATCTCTTTTTACGGTATAGTGCAAGCACATTTATCATCGCTTTGTCTAAACCTCAGTCCACCCGCTGCCTGTGACTCTGTCCCATCGGTTGATACCCCTCCCGCTCATCCGGCACGCCATAGGTATCCCCTTCGGTGCGAATCCATTTGATAAACACATAGCCTAGGATACCGGCATAGATAATCTCTTGCATGATTTTCATGATGACGCCGCCCAGTTGCTGATCTTCGCGGGGATCCAGTAAGTGAAACACGCTCTCTCCTCCGCTATAGGAAGCGAACAGGAGATGATCGGCAAAGATGATCAAAGCGCAGGCAGGGGTCAACAAAACACCAGCAGCAGCGATATACGCCATTTTCCGTAGAGGTGTAAGTGTTTCCCGTTCCGGCAAAGGCGACAACACCGGCCACCACATCAAGGCCGCCGCTGCCATCAGCACAAAATGGCTGCCCCATTGCAGAAAACGGGACCCCATCAAAGTATCAAAAACCACTGGAATATGATACAGGGAGAACAATCCGTTAAACAGTACCAAGGCGATCAAAGGACGGGTGCCAAAACGAAGAATCTGCCGCCATCCTTTGCTCTGCCATAGCACTCGCCACAGCCAAGCGGGAATCCCGCGAATCAAGAGTGGCGGCACCACCAGATACAGGATGGATTGCTGCAACATATGGACGCTAAACAGCTCATGTCCGATCCAGGTCAAGGGGCTGCCCAGGGTGAGATAAAATAGGAGCAACCCGCCTAGAAAAAACACCTTGCGAAAAGGGGGAACCGGTGTGGAATCGGGGAAACGATGGCGCCAACGCCCGGTGATTCCTAGATAAAGAAGGGCGACAACGACCACCAACCCGTTAAGCGCTCCATTCCACAACTCCGCAATCGCAAACTGTTTCCACAACACATCCATCGTTGCTGCTCCTTTCAAGCCATCATCCCCATCAAGTAAACCACCGAGAAAATAAAGACCCACACCACATCGACAAAGTGCCAATAGAGGCTGGCTACATAAAATTTAGGCGCAGTGTGAACGGTGATCCCTTTTTGCCGGGCTTGTACCATCAGTCCGGCGATCCAGCATACCCCGAACAAT
This sequence is a window from Desmospora activa DSM 45169. Protein-coding genes within it:
- a CDS encoding TetR/AcrR family transcriptional regulator, producing the protein MEKVRSKGEKTKRYIAEQAKVLFEQKGYAATSMEDIRSATNISKGSIYYHFKSKEELFLFTIEEANKEWIQKWRKKADTAKTATEKLYILGRCYASDMHSSLAQTVPEYIASENVQGVMQEKLSHVIQPEYEVFLGMIEEGIERGEWNPDQTAEDLAFILYSTLTGLSITQFFGYGKEQFYHLYDSAIAVFLEGITKQ
- a CDS encoding cytochrome c oxidase assembly protein, producing MDVLWKQFAIAELWNGALNGLVVVVALLYLGITGRWRHRFPDSTPVPPFRKVFFLGGLLLFYLTLGSPLTWIGHELFSVHMLQQSILYLVVPPLLIRGIPAWLWRVLWQSKGWRQILRFGTRPLIALVLFNGLFSLYHIPVVFDTLMGSRFLQWGSHFVLMAAAALMWWPVLSPLPERETLTPLRKMAYIAAAGVLLTPACALIIFADHLLFASYSGGESVFHLLDPREDQQLGGVIMKIMQEIIYAGILGYVFIKWIRTEGDTYGVPDEREGYQPMGQSHRQRVD